A region from the Vibrio navarrensis genome encodes:
- a CDS encoding response regulator transcription factor gives MKRILLIEDDTLLGQGLRDYLHDHGYACEWVTQSQQVEKHWFSTDLVILDRQLHDGDSLKHLPHWLMLKALPVIVLTAKIEVEQRIEGLKAGAKDYVLKPFSHQELLARIEAQLRPLGSSLLSYADIVVDVANRSVLHNQTPVELKPKEFQLLLMLLQNPGRVYHRDELLNLIWGYQSFPTTRTVDNHILHLRQKLPQLDIETLRGVGYRLKGASV, from the coding sequence ATGAAGCGTATTTTGCTGATTGAAGATGACACCTTACTCGGCCAAGGTCTGCGCGATTATCTGCATGATCATGGTTATGCATGCGAGTGGGTGACGCAGAGCCAACAGGTCGAAAAGCACTGGTTCAGTACCGATCTGGTGATTTTGGATCGGCAATTACACGATGGTGACAGCCTGAAACATCTGCCGCACTGGTTGATGCTTAAAGCCCTGCCAGTGATCGTACTGACCGCCAAAATTGAAGTGGAGCAACGGATTGAAGGGCTCAAAGCGGGGGCGAAAGATTATGTGCTCAAGCCCTTTTCCCACCAAGAGTTGCTGGCACGCATCGAAGCGCAACTGCGCCCGCTCGGCAGTAGCTTACTCAGCTACGCGGATATTGTGGTCGATGTGGCTAATCGATCTGTGCTGCATAACCAAACACCGGTTGAGCTCAAACCGAAAGAGTTTCAACTGCTGCTGATGCTGTTGCAAAATCCGGGGCGAGTTTATCACCGAGATGAGCTGCTCAATCTTATTTGGGGTTATCAATCATTCCCGACTACGCGCACCGTGGATAACCACATTTTGCATTTGCGACAAAAACTGCCGCAACTGGATATCGAGACCCTGCGCGGCGTGGGTTATCGCCTCAAAGGAGCCTCCGTATGA
- a CDS encoding DUF2861 family protein produces the protein MICASFRNHVTQLGMLSALVSGAAIAETPPSPTHAWFRTTPLQSSYQLLVEGHPTQAWHELIHTLSTTPVAEPFWQPIKEAILSQTQCGQALPSTSPNDLAIAVTFIHKFNQTFQGYQVRLSAENLTQPLAVRLASAQGATLLAAELAPADYAEVESRVLLSPYAAGVYWLTLGEQRMALLISAPSNTPWIEQSSAADLTIRFPATPSGCASSLARWQFFDQNFTLLHSKTVNRDQPPTPPTAPSQARWRSLSVIQSEYQGTIRVEQMQRLTIPID, from the coding sequence ATGATCTGCGCCTCTTTTCGCAATCACGTTACGCAACTTGGTATGCTCAGCGCGTTAGTAAGCGGCGCCGCGATAGCGGAAACGCCGCCAAGCCCCACCCACGCTTGGTTTCGCACCACACCGCTGCAAAGCAGTTACCAGCTATTGGTTGAGGGGCATCCCACGCAAGCATGGCACGAGCTCATCCACACACTGTCTACCACGCCCGTAGCCGAGCCTTTTTGGCAACCAATTAAAGAGGCCATTCTCAGTCAAACCCAATGCGGACAAGCACTTCCAAGCACATCGCCTAACGATCTCGCGATTGCGGTGACTTTTATTCATAAGTTCAATCAGACCTTCCAAGGCTACCAAGTGAGGCTGAGCGCCGAAAACCTCACCCAGCCGCTGGCGGTGCGTCTGGCTTCTGCGCAAGGTGCAACCTTGTTAGCAGCAGAGCTTGCGCCTGCCGATTACGCCGAAGTGGAAAGTCGCGTTCTGCTTTCGCCGTATGCCGCAGGTGTCTATTGGCTCACGCTGGGCGAGCAGCGCATGGCGCTGCTGATTTCGGCCCCTTCCAACACACCGTGGATTGAACAATCCAGCGCGGCCGATCTCACTATCCGCTTCCCCGCCACGCCTTCGGGCTGCGCATCGTCACTGGCTCGTTGGCAATTTTTTGATCAAAACTTTACCCTGCTGCACTCAAAAACCGTCAACCGTGATCAGCCTCCTACCCCACCCACAGCTCCTTCTCAAGCGCGCTGGCGTAGCCTCAGTGTTATCCAAAGTGAATACCAAGGCACCATTCGCGTGGAGCAAATGCAGCGCCTGACGATACCGATTGACTGA
- a CDS encoding glycoside hydrolase, with amino-acid sequence MKLTFSPLGLLLLVSAPSFALTLKQGDQHWQIDPDTLAISLKQDSQTFAINQGSLQIDGQRQQATQVTQSAEQATWTLKPSGVQVSAQLQQGLNIDFRWPSADGIERQAPKALRWFDLSEASTQTLLLPFDEGMRVPTDNPTWTRYLIDNHSGANTTQDLKMPFWSAQQGERFISYQLLNATNNQLNFSEQQNKLDLQAEHWFTPLNQSEPFSVRITVGDEMLAGAKAYRDWREAAGLRVSLAEKRKANPQIEKMIGASHVYLFGRDLIAVQDVVDWWGLRDWFWRSEFTPSPELQKELASLKKGQDWLNQYQKKLLVGEINQALNQKFNADPSSIQAQYQAAQQRKAWLTEHTGAYLKPSDQWGQGLAQPMISTLQQAGLSKLWLGLDNWMPAFYQPQVVDSAKQAGYLIGVYDSYNTAIEKGINDSWLTAQLPDRMRKNCAIEKADGTLQLGFRGNGFYLNPACELGYVKQRVQDILQFGRFNSLFLDVDGTAMAREDYRSRSNETAMLAAFNTRMQDIANTPKLILGSEDGNALTTQGLVFAHGMETVGFGWTDKAMKSDKQSPYYLGNWYPDEKPDFFFKSAQVKEPYRSLLFAPEYKVPLYQAVFHDELISSHHWHSDSLKFSNVKAVRDLRAMLFNTPAMVHLSRDEARKNSARIEQLKHYQQGFLPLHEQLWDKALVDFRWLDKQGQVQQTRYSDGSILSANFSAQPFKLAGGEVIAPHSLLAKRSDGQTLTWAPMP; translated from the coding sequence ATGAAATTGACCTTTTCCCCACTGGGGCTACTGCTGCTGGTGAGCGCGCCGAGCTTTGCGTTGACCTTAAAACAGGGCGATCAGCACTGGCAGATTGACCCCGACACACTGGCCATCAGCCTCAAGCAAGACTCACAGACTTTCGCCATCAACCAAGGCAGCTTACAGATTGACGGGCAGAGGCAACAGGCAACGCAAGTAACCCAAAGCGCCGAGCAAGCCACATGGACACTCAAGCCAAGTGGCGTGCAAGTGTCTGCGCAGTTGCAACAAGGGTTGAACATCGATTTTCGCTGGCCAAGTGCCGATGGGATTGAACGCCAAGCTCCTAAAGCACTGCGCTGGTTTGATCTCAGTGAAGCGTCGACCCAAACGCTGTTACTGCCGTTTGACGAAGGAATGCGAGTGCCGACCGATAACCCGACGTGGACACGCTATTTGATAGACAATCATTCGGGCGCCAATACCACGCAAGATCTCAAAATGCCGTTCTGGAGCGCGCAGCAGGGCGAACGCTTCATCAGCTATCAACTGCTCAACGCCACCAATAACCAGCTGAACTTTAGTGAGCAGCAAAACAAGTTGGACTTACAAGCGGAGCATTGGTTTACCCCGCTGAACCAAAGTGAGCCTTTTAGCGTGCGCATCACCGTGGGCGATGAGATGCTGGCCGGAGCCAAAGCCTATCGCGACTGGCGCGAAGCCGCGGGGCTGCGTGTTTCACTTGCGGAAAAACGCAAGGCAAATCCGCAGATCGAAAAAATGATTGGCGCAAGCCACGTCTATCTGTTCGGGCGTGATTTAATCGCAGTGCAAGATGTGGTGGATTGGTGGGGACTGCGCGATTGGTTTTGGCGCTCTGAGTTTACCCCTTCACCAGAATTACAAAAGGAGCTGGCGAGCCTAAAAAAAGGCCAAGACTGGCTTAATCAGTATCAGAAAAAATTGCTGGTCGGAGAGATAAACCAAGCCTTAAACCAAAAGTTCAACGCCGACCCATCGTCCATTCAAGCGCAGTACCAAGCCGCGCAGCAGCGCAAAGCGTGGCTGACTGAACACACAGGCGCATACCTCAAACCGAGCGATCAATGGGGACAAGGGTTAGCGCAACCCATGATCAGCACCCTACAGCAAGCAGGATTAAGCAAACTCTGGCTAGGTCTCGATAACTGGATGCCAGCTTTTTATCAGCCGCAAGTGGTCGATAGCGCCAAACAAGCCGGCTATTTGATTGGCGTGTATGACTCATACAACACCGCGATTGAAAAAGGCATCAACGACAGTTGGCTGACCGCGCAGCTGCCGGATCGCATGCGTAAAAACTGCGCGATTGAAAAAGCCGATGGCACGTTGCAACTGGGCTTTCGCGGTAACGGCTTTTATCTCAATCCCGCCTGTGAGCTTGGTTACGTTAAACAGCGCGTGCAAGACATTCTCCAGTTCGGGCGCTTTAATAGCCTGTTTCTCGATGTGGATGGCACCGCCATGGCGCGTGAAGATTACCGCTCGCGCAGCAACGAAACCGCGATGCTAGCCGCCTTTAACACCCGAATGCAGGATATTGCAAACACGCCGAAGCTGATTTTGGGATCGGAAGATGGCAATGCCCTGACCACTCAAGGGCTGGTGTTTGCTCATGGTATGGAAACAGTCGGCTTTGGCTGGACAGACAAAGCGATGAAGAGTGACAAGCAGTCACCCTATTATTTGGGCAACTGGTATCCCGATGAAAAACCGGATTTTTTCTTTAAATCAGCGCAAGTCAAAGAGCCTTATCGCAGCTTACTGTTTGCCCCTGAATACAAAGTGCCGCTCTATCAAGCGGTGTTTCATGATGAGCTGATCAGTAGCCATCACTGGCATAGCGACAGTTTGAAGTTTTCCAATGTCAAAGCCGTGCGTGATTTGCGTGCCATGCTGTTTAACACTCCTGCGATGGTGCATTTAAGCCGCGATGAAGCGCGTAAAAACTCCGCGCGTATCGAGCAGCTCAAACACTATCAACAAGGGTTTTTGCCCTTGCATGAGCAATTGTGGGATAAAGCCTTGGTCGATTTTCGCTGGCTGGATAAGCAAGGCCAAGTGCAGCAAACGCGCTATAGTGATGGCTCGATTCTCAGTGCAAATTTTAGCGCGCAGCCGTTTAAGCTCGCAGGAGGAGAAGTGATCGCGCCACACAGCCTATTGGCCAAGCGCAGTGATGGGCAAACACTGACTTGGGCACCAATGCCATAA
- a CDS encoding methyl-accepting chemotaxis protein yields MKWLNNLTITQKMSSLVGALLSLIILVSAFAVTKMEKVALEIDSIANNNIPLTKVVTDLTVHQLESAVMLEKLLRFSQIPLESSANEQLQYLNKLRLGVDKGRLELEKANQALNIALQQNVMPEVQRYLQNLERDFQALQQEQASFERQLNKLLAELHKGVAAAELVTLAAELEAYTEQLDHHLVEVLGKIEAATIQSIHIAEEEEKEALSGMLLLSLFALALGATLGLLFSKQIVKSVAYARNLAYKIAHGDLTQRAQVDSKDEIGQLLTHMNSMAQALESMVGEVIDRANTIASTVTQLTAVADSNRRSVERQQQNMDQVASAMHQIAASITEVASSAEEATTSTARADENVKHTCVVISQTQSLSKELVESAQSSQRIIEELQTSTEQIQNFVMVVEGIAEQTNLLALNAAIEAARAGEQGRGFAVVADEVRALASRSQHATQEIGNLINTLVVRAGTAVDMIHSSDEKIESSFASIEEAKVQLDVISNALAELMEANTQVAAASEEQAVSAEEISSNLNGIRDAGEIVMMSSNETSQASEDLAQQAQALRMLMGKFVVKQSI; encoded by the coding sequence ATGAAATGGCTGAACAATTTAACGATAACGCAAAAAATGAGTAGCTTGGTCGGCGCACTACTGAGCCTCATCATCCTTGTCTCTGCGTTTGCGGTCACTAAAATGGAGAAAGTTGCTCTAGAGATAGACAGTATCGCCAATAATAATATTCCTTTGACCAAAGTTGTCACTGACTTAACCGTTCACCAGCTTGAAAGCGCGGTAATGCTGGAAAAGTTGCTGCGTTTCTCTCAGATCCCGCTTGAGTCCTCTGCGAACGAACAACTGCAATATCTCAACAAGTTGCGGCTCGGTGTCGACAAGGGGAGGCTAGAACTAGAGAAAGCCAACCAGGCGCTAAACATCGCTTTACAACAAAACGTCATGCCAGAAGTTCAACGTTATTTACAAAACTTAGAGCGAGATTTTCAAGCGTTGCAGCAAGAACAAGCAAGTTTTGAGCGTCAACTGAATAAACTGCTGGCAGAGTTGCACAAAGGCGTTGCTGCGGCTGAACTCGTTACCTTAGCCGCAGAGTTAGAAGCCTATACAGAGCAACTGGATCATCATTTAGTTGAGGTGTTGGGCAAAATTGAAGCGGCAACGATTCAATCGATCCATATCGCCGAAGAGGAAGAAAAAGAAGCGCTTAGTGGTATGTTGCTCCTCTCTTTGTTTGCGTTAGCACTCGGCGCAACATTGGGTCTGTTGTTTAGCAAGCAGATCGTTAAATCGGTGGCCTATGCAAGAAATCTCGCTTACAAAATCGCTCATGGCGATCTCACTCAACGAGCTCAGGTGGATTCCAAAGATGAAATCGGTCAGTTGCTAACACACATGAACAGCATGGCTCAAGCGCTTGAAAGCATGGTAGGAGAGGTTATCGATCGTGCTAACACGATTGCATCCACGGTTACCCAACTAACCGCTGTGGCGGATAGCAACCGTCGCTCTGTTGAGCGACAACAGCAGAATATGGATCAAGTGGCGAGTGCGATGCATCAAATTGCCGCGAGCATTACCGAGGTTGCCAGCAGTGCGGAAGAGGCAACGACCTCGACAGCAAGAGCGGATGAAAATGTCAAACACACTTGCGTTGTGATTAGTCAAACCCAGTCCCTGTCTAAAGAGTTAGTGGAAAGCGCGCAAAGTTCGCAAAGAATCATAGAAGAGCTACAAACTAGTACCGAGCAGATCCAAAACTTTGTCATGGTGGTCGAAGGCATTGCTGAGCAGACTAACTTGCTCGCGCTAAATGCGGCAATAGAAGCGGCTCGTGCTGGCGAACAAGGACGAGGTTTTGCTGTGGTGGCCGATGAAGTGCGTGCGCTTGCCTCGAGAAGCCAACACGCGACACAAGAAATCGGTAATCTCATCAACACCCTAGTTGTGCGCGCTGGCACGGCGGTAGATATGATCCACTCTAGCGATGAAAAGATCGAGAGCAGTTTTGCGTCTATCGAAGAAGCGAAAGTGCAGCTGGATGTGATTTCAAATGCTCTTGCTGAATTGATGGAAGCGAATACCCAAGTTGCAGCGGCGAGTGAAGAGCAGGCAGTATCTGCAGAAGAAATAAGTAGCAACCTCAACGGTATTCGCGACGCTGGTGAAATTGTGATGATGAGTTCTAATGAAACATCCCAAGCCAGTGAGGACTTAGCGCAGCAAGCACAAGCATTGAGAATGCTTATGGGCAAGTTTGTGGTCAAACAGTCAATATGA
- a CDS encoding ATP-binding cassette domain-containing protein — translation MPNIHAHQLSFQLNSGEWLFHSLDFHFPAGKSGLVGRNGVGKSVLLQLLIGKLTETSGHVHVGATIGYFDQNIHEQERDTTITTYLGMAEQLAALRAIEAGSVDAKHFTQLGEQWNIVETIQSTLDELRITLPPDASCRELSGGQFTLLKLKRLFLASSDALVLDEPTNHLDTLSREWLITQLRKEQRPILVASHDRALLMEMDRIARLTSEGLHWFEGNYAAYHSQWQLQQQALERKVAQLKSEQKSIARELQKSREKAQQRATQGRKALRTGSQPKILMNGKKNSAEKNRSAAVINGQNQLKRNQQQLLSLSAKRVRESPTAIYLADVESSKNRLLLSVERYRSGGAHHLLLDFQVRQFEHLRLSGANGCGKSRLLKAIAGLHQEYQGQIKLNTSVVYLDQDYRLLELERSVLENLIDFCLGLNDNDARLLLAGIGFRGDSVHRKARHLSGGEKMKLAMLMVSHVDGDPLLLLDEPDNHLDIEAKSVLASALRDYRGALILVSHDDYFVEAAKLDKECRVESLG, via the coding sequence ATGCCCAATATTCATGCTCATCAGTTGAGCTTTCAATTAAATAGTGGTGAATGGTTATTCCATTCGCTGGATTTTCATTTTCCTGCTGGAAAGAGTGGTTTAGTCGGGCGCAATGGCGTCGGAAAATCGGTGTTGCTACAACTACTCATCGGTAAACTCACCGAAACATCAGGCCATGTCCATGTTGGCGCAACGATAGGCTATTTTGATCAAAATATTCACGAGCAAGAACGTGATACAACGATCACGACCTACTTAGGCATGGCAGAACAACTGGCAGCCTTGCGCGCCATTGAGGCTGGGAGTGTGGACGCTAAACACTTTACCCAGCTTGGTGAGCAGTGGAACATCGTTGAAACGATACAAAGCACATTAGATGAGCTGAGAATCACGCTGCCACCTGATGCGAGCTGCCGTGAACTGAGCGGCGGGCAGTTTACTCTTTTAAAGCTCAAGCGCTTGTTTCTGGCGTCAAGTGATGCCTTAGTGTTGGATGAGCCCACCAATCATCTCGACACATTGAGCAGAGAGTGGCTGATAACTCAGTTACGAAAAGAACAGCGTCCAATTTTAGTCGCCAGTCATGATCGTGCCTTGTTGATGGAGATGGATCGTATAGCGCGTTTGACTTCAGAAGGGCTACATTGGTTTGAAGGTAACTATGCGGCGTACCATAGCCAGTGGCAGTTACAGCAACAAGCACTAGAGAGAAAAGTCGCCCAACTGAAAAGCGAGCAGAAATCGATAGCGCGAGAGTTGCAAAAAAGCCGTGAAAAAGCGCAACAGCGCGCAACTCAGGGGCGCAAAGCGCTAAGAACAGGTAGCCAGCCGAAGATATTGATGAACGGTAAAAAAAACAGTGCGGAAAAAAATCGCTCTGCAGCTGTCATCAATGGGCAAAATCAACTGAAACGTAATCAGCAGCAGTTGTTGAGTTTGTCAGCCAAAAGAGTGCGTGAATCGCCAACGGCAATCTATCTGGCTGATGTTGAGAGCAGCAAAAATCGGCTGCTGCTGAGTGTTGAGCGCTATCGCTCTGGCGGTGCACATCATCTGTTGTTGGACTTTCAAGTTAGGCAATTTGAGCACCTGCGCCTAAGTGGTGCCAACGGCTGTGGTAAAAGTCGCTTACTCAAAGCGATTGCGGGGTTGCATCAAGAGTATCAAGGTCAAATCAAGCTCAACACATCGGTAGTTTATTTAGATCAGGATTATCGTTTGCTTGAGCTTGAACGCAGTGTGCTGGAAAACCTCATCGATTTTTGTTTAGGCTTGAATGACAACGATGCGCGACTGCTGTTGGCAGGAATTGGTTTTCGTGGTGACTCGGTACATCGAAAAGCGCGACATCTGAGTGGCGGGGAAAAAATGAAACTGGCGATGCTGATGGTTAGCCATGTTGACGGCGATCCTTTGCTGCTATTGGACGAACCCGATAACCACTTAGATATCGAGGCGAAATCGGTGTTAGCCTCTGCGTTGCGCGATTATCGTGGGGCTTTGATTCTCGTCAGTCACGACGACTATTTCGTTGAGGCCGCAAAATTGGACAAAGAGTGCCGCGTGGAGTCGCTTGGCTAG
- a CDS encoding ferredoxin reductase family protein, with protein MDRVKYGIFSVVALVTLLWIQAEPSLLTSDNFFQWRSGLIQYSGILSLILMSTAMVLALRLPIIETWTQGLDKGYRIHKWLGIAAVLLGAFHWLAYHLPKWLISLELLSKPVRFNGSGPNANLTGWAQWLKQLKPLALEGGEWGFYLLLALLVLSLWSAVKYKPFRLTHRLMAVVYLLVAFHSFVLLKRAYWGEPIYWLTTSFLVVGSLAALYSLAGLVGRRARYSASVKALRYCALSQTLDLTLEAEAKWPSHQAGQFAYLCFAGEEPHPFTIASAPNGSQLRFLIKELGDFTTGLHQRLSQGDVLQIEGPYGKFEFTAERPQIWIGAGVGIAPFMAGLEWFASQQTHPHTHLFFCCQQAEPSLCDELKQKAQQAGVSLTIIDASKDLLLSAQTIAQQCGDLRQFEFYFCGPAPFSNALKKALKPYRVNVDKVFHAEKFVMR; from the coding sequence ATGGATAGGGTTAAATATGGCATTTTTAGCGTGGTTGCGCTTGTCACACTGCTGTGGATTCAAGCGGAGCCATCATTACTCACCTCGGATAATTTCTTCCAATGGCGATCGGGATTAATACAGTATTCTGGCATTCTGTCTCTCATCCTGATGTCGACCGCGATGGTGCTGGCGCTGCGCTTGCCGATAATCGAGACTTGGACGCAAGGGCTGGATAAAGGATATCGCATTCACAAATGGCTCGGCATTGCCGCTGTGCTGCTTGGGGCGTTCCACTGGTTGGCATATCATTTACCCAAGTGGTTGATTTCACTAGAGCTGTTGTCGAAACCGGTCCGGTTTAATGGCTCTGGCCCGAATGCGAACTTAACAGGCTGGGCACAGTGGTTGAAACAACTCAAACCACTGGCACTGGAAGGTGGCGAATGGGGGTTCTATCTGTTACTCGCTCTGCTTGTGCTCTCGCTTTGGTCTGCTGTCAAGTATAAACCTTTTCGTCTCACTCACCGTTTAATGGCTGTCGTTTACTTGCTAGTGGCTTTTCATTCGTTTGTGCTGCTAAAACGTGCCTATTGGGGAGAGCCTATCTACTGGTTGACCACCAGTTTTCTTGTGGTTGGCTCTTTAGCCGCTTTGTACAGCCTTGCGGGATTGGTCGGACGCCGAGCGCGTTACTCTGCGTCGGTAAAAGCGTTACGCTACTGTGCGTTAAGTCAGACACTGGATCTCACGTTGGAAGCCGAGGCTAAGTGGCCAAGCCACCAGGCCGGGCAATTTGCTTATCTCTGTTTTGCCGGGGAAGAGCCGCACCCTTTCACCATCGCCAGCGCACCGAACGGCTCTCAGCTCAGGTTTTTGATCAAAGAGCTGGGAGACTTTACAACCGGGTTACATCAACGCTTAAGTCAGGGGGATGTTCTGCAAATAGAAGGGCCGTACGGCAAGTTTGAGTTTACCGCTGAGCGGCCTCAAATCTGGATTGGTGCGGGCGTCGGTATCGCGCCGTTTATGGCGGGCCTAGAGTGGTTCGCCAGTCAACAGACTCACCCGCACACGCATCTGTTTTTCTGTTGTCAGCAGGCAGAGCCAAGCTTGTGTGATGAACTTAAGCAAAAAGCGCAACAAGCCGGAGTGTCATTAACGATCATTGACGCAAGCAAGGACCTACTACTCTCGGCGCAAACCATTGCCCAGCAATGTGGGGATTTGCGTCAGTTCGAGTTCTATTTCTGTGGACCTGCGCCGTTTTCAAACGCATTGAAAAAAGCGCTCAAACCTTATCGAGTGAATGTTGATAAAGTTTTCCACGCCGAAAAATTTGTGATGCGTTAG
- the def gene encoding peptide deformylase has protein sequence MAVLDILTAPDPRLRVESKPVTDIAAVQTLIDDLLDTLYATDNGVGLAAPQVGREEAIVVIDLSEKRNEPLILINPVVVSGDNKAIGQEGCLSVPEYYADVERYTSVVVEALDRDGKPLKIESSDFLAIVMQHEIDHLSGNLFIDYLSPLKQQMAMKKVKKFVKNRAR, from the coding sequence ATGGCTGTTTTAGACATTCTGACCGCACCCGATCCGCGACTTCGCGTGGAGTCCAAACCTGTAACCGATATTGCTGCAGTGCAAACACTGATCGACGATCTGTTGGATACTCTCTACGCGACCGACAATGGCGTTGGCCTGGCTGCACCTCAAGTGGGCCGCGAAGAGGCGATTGTGGTGATCGATTTGTCGGAAAAGCGCAATGAGCCTTTGATACTGATTAACCCGGTTGTTGTCAGTGGTGATAACAAAGCCATAGGACAGGAAGGATGTTTGTCGGTGCCAGAATACTACGCCGATGTTGAGCGCTACACCTCTGTAGTGGTCGAAGCGTTAGACCGTGACGGCAAACCGCTTAAAATCGAAAGCAGTGATTTTCTCGCCATTGTGATGCAGCACGAAATTGATCACCTGTCCGGCAATCTGTTTATCGATTATTTGTCGCCACTCAAACAGCAAATGGCGATGAAGAAAGTGAAGAAGTTTGTCAAAAATCGCGCGCGTTAA
- a CDS encoding hemolysin family protein, giving the protein MSLFENFSIIIALILTSCFFSMSEIALAAARKMRLRQFAEEGDERATQILDLQSNPGNFFTVVQIGLNAVAIMGGIVGESAFTPHIKTLLESWLPVAWVNQLSFFFSFILVTSLFILFADLMPKRIAMVMPEKIAMTLVRPMLICISLLKPFVWFFNGLANTIFRIFSVPAERNDDITSDDIYAVMDAGAEAGVLDRGEQKMMESVFEMQSVPVTSAMTPRESLTYLAMKDDEEVLKKKISEDPHHKFLVCDDQLDAIKGYIDSKELLTRLINGQPLNLKDGSMIQACPIIPDTLSLSEALEYFKNTRADFAVIMNEYALVLGIVTFNDLQSAVMGTWVLAEGEEQIVARDHNSWLVDGVTPITDVMRALNIDEFPHPQNYETIAGFMMYMLRKIPRRTDSIIYSGYKFEVVDIDNYKVDQLLVTRVEVN; this is encoded by the coding sequence ATGAGTTTATTTGAGAACTTCTCAATCATCATTGCGCTGATACTAACCAGCTGCTTTTTTTCTATGTCTGAAATCGCCTTGGCCGCGGCAAGAAAAATGCGTCTCCGCCAATTTGCTGAAGAAGGAGACGAACGCGCCACACAAATCCTTGATCTGCAAAGCAACCCCGGCAACTTCTTCACCGTGGTGCAAATTGGCCTAAATGCGGTCGCCATTATGGGCGGTATTGTCGGTGAATCGGCGTTTACTCCGCATATTAAAACACTCTTAGAAAGCTGGCTGCCTGTCGCTTGGGTTAACCAGTTAAGCTTTTTCTTCTCTTTTATTTTGGTCACTAGCCTATTCATTCTATTTGCGGATTTGATGCCAAAACGTATTGCCATGGTGATGCCGGAAAAAATCGCCATGACACTGGTTCGACCGATGCTGATCTGCATTTCTCTGCTAAAGCCTTTTGTTTGGTTCTTCAACGGCTTGGCAAACACCATTTTCCGCATTTTTAGCGTCCCTGCTGAGCGCAATGATGACATTACCTCAGACGATATCTACGCAGTGATGGATGCAGGCGCTGAAGCGGGCGTGCTCGATCGCGGTGAACAAAAAATGATGGAGAGCGTATTTGAGATGCAGTCGGTCCCGGTGACTTCTGCGATGACACCGCGTGAAAGCCTGACCTATCTCGCGATGAAAGATGATGAAGAGGTGTTAAAGAAGAAAATTTCCGAAGATCCGCATCATAAGTTTTTGGTCTGCGATGATCAGTTGGACGCAATCAAAGGCTACATTGATTCAAAAGAGCTGCTGACGCGCCTGATTAACGGCCAGCCACTTAACTTAAAAGATGGCAGCATGATACAAGCCTGCCCAATCATTCCCGACACACTCAGCCTTTCTGAAGCACTGGAATACTTCAAAAACACCCGCGCTGATTTTGCGGTGATCATGAACGAATACGCCTTAGTACTTGGCATCGTCACGTTCAACGATTTACAAAGTGCGGTCATGGGCACTTGGGTACTGGCCGAGGGGGAAGAGCAGATCGTTGCCCGCGACCACAACTCTTGGCTGGTGGATGGCGTCACACCCATCACCGACGTGATGCGCGCTCTGAACATTGATGAGTTCCCTCACCCGCAAAACTACGAAACCATCGCCGGTTTTATGATGTATATGCTGCGCAAGATCCCACGCCGCACCGACTCCATCATCTACTCAGGGTACAAGTTTGAAGTGGTCGACATCGACAACTACAAAGTCGACCAGCTATTGGTCACTCGGGTTGAAGTAAACTGA